Proteins from a single region of Nocardiopsis dassonvillei subsp. dassonvillei DSM 43111:
- a CDS encoding alpha/beta hydrolase, protein MKKKNRERGRAAKALGIAALALTLLLVLAVGGFAVWALNPYQAEPRALREAVATPGVEVAVTDDAVVVSSTHAPPGVGVVFYPGARVAPEAYAEPWALVAADTAVRVVIPRMPLNFAVFDTDRADRAIADHGDGVDAWYVGGHSLGGAMAASHLGGRTDDTVVGLVLWGSYATEGAGLAGREDLAVISVSGSRDGLSDPATVEENRPNLPPDAHTHQVQGMNHAQFGAYGDQSGDLPADIDDAEAHHRLAEVTGDFLDR, encoded by the coding sequence TCGCCCTGACGCTCCTGCTCGTCCTCGCGGTCGGCGGCTTCGCCGTCTGGGCGCTCAACCCCTACCAGGCGGAGCCGCGGGCGCTGCGCGAGGCCGTGGCCACCCCCGGCGTGGAGGTGGCCGTCACCGACGACGCCGTGGTCGTCAGCTCCACCCACGCCCCTCCCGGGGTCGGAGTCGTCTTCTACCCGGGCGCGCGCGTCGCACCCGAGGCCTATGCCGAGCCCTGGGCGCTGGTCGCCGCCGACACCGCCGTGCGGGTGGTCATCCCGCGGATGCCGCTGAACTTCGCGGTGTTCGACACCGACCGCGCCGACCGCGCCATCGCCGACCACGGCGACGGCGTCGACGCGTGGTACGTGGGCGGGCACTCGCTGGGCGGTGCCATGGCCGCCTCCCACCTCGGCGGACGCACGGACGACACGGTCGTCGGACTGGTCCTGTGGGGCTCCTACGCCACGGAGGGCGCGGGCCTGGCCGGGCGCGAGGACCTCGCCGTCATCTCGGTCTCGGGCAGCCGCGACGGCCTGTCCGACCCGGCGACGGTCGAGGAGAACCGCCCGAACCTGCCGCCCGACGCGCACACGCACCAGGTCCAGGGGATGAACCACGCCCAGTTCGGCGCCTACGGGGACCAGTCGGGGGACCTGCCCGCCGACATCGACGACGCCGAGGCCCACCACCGCCTCGCCGAGGTGACGGGGGACTTTCTGGACCGGTAG